Within the Bombus vancouverensis nearcticus chromosome 10, iyBomVanc1_principal, whole genome shotgun sequence genome, the region tctaacttataaatatttgatatatttagtattcattcgatatatatataaaatctttcatattacataattacataaaACTTTGAgagattaaattaatatttaataatgcataaaaaataatctgtaacatattcaagatatatgtacataacaATGAATTATAATATGTGGCACTGACAATGAAAGCAATCACCAGTACATCTATAAGATTTCATAAATTTGAGCTCCGGAGATGGTTGTGCAGGTCCTAAATTTAAAGAATCTTCACTTTCTTCACTCATTTCTTCAATGCTAAATGTATCAGTTAGATCTTGCTTATGCTTGGAGGAATCTTTCGATTTAGTTGTTGGAAAAAGAGTCATTTCTCCttcactaaaaatatataaagatacATAACTATACTACATTTACTATACTAAGAAttactacatatataatatatatattattaactaCCTTTCACTATCACTATGCCAATATTCAACAAGAGGAAGATGTTCTTTATTCTTATTTGGTACAGGAAGTCTTTGAATAGAAATCAGACCAGCAGCACTACTACCACTCCCGCATCCCTTATCATATTTTGGCAACTTCACATAATCTGAATTACGCTGAATACGTTTAGCTTGTTCAATTCGTGCTTCTGCCCAAAACAGATAACATATAAAggaaattgtaaatattgtgatatttgtaatttataaaacaaCAATTAACAATTCAATACCAAGCTTTCTTTGCAATTGTTTAGTAGTAGAATTATGCTGTGATGTCTGTGTCTGATTGCTGCTACAACTGCTATCGCTTccctaaaataaaaagaaataaaacaacgTGTCTCTTTCATTGTTATctctatttacttattttaattttaatttataaaatggaTAATATTATGGATCATATATTTACCAAGAAAAGTCTTTCATCTTCTGTATGACTAGTGGTTTTTGGATCACTGTCAATCCCACTATCTTCCATCACAAAATAAAGATGTATTGTAAACTAAAGATTAAATCTCTCAATTCATCTGAAATGAAGGTAagacatttttaaatttccaatTACACAAAATTTTCATACACATAATCACATGTATAAAtataacaacattttttaaaataactaataaaataataccTCTTGTcacttaaatattcaataacaaTGCACACATTCCACCTTTAATTTATGTACTGTCATCTTTTATATACAAGTACTTTGAACAagtacttaaaaaataataatttattctgaaatataatacaatttacATGTAATGCACATTCTATGTAAAACCATGCTTAATGAAAGATAATCTGAAAATTGTTACTCACAAGTATTTGCAAGCTATTCTGACTTATCTAGTAGGAAGCATGCTTACATTATCATGGTATGCTCCATTATTGATTTTCTTTCTCTATATAACCACACAcaatatgttaaaaatattgCCCTTATTTAAAAGATAATCTTATATGTTTAAATGTATACTTTACCTCTatctaaatgtatataaatttacaattaaatatatttgagcACAGTATATTATATTCCTTTATTTATGCATATATTCAGcactataatataattttaaatttttaatacataaaccaccgaatatttaaattttcagaGCTTTAAAATTTGTATCCTGGCGTaacttaaataaattattatattgtatgacAGAATTATTAACTTAAAACagataatatttaaatgttatgaTAGTATAACAAGTTTCCTAGGAAACCAAAACTTATTTCTATGTATTTATTGAGAAAAATAAGAGATATAAAGAACTTCAGTTTAGTTTTTATTTAGTTTTTTAATATATGTTTACTATAGTAGAACAGTTTTCTATTCATCTAGTACAAAAGCCAATTTAGttaatacaaatatacaaacgaaattccatatcttttcataaactgaaaaatttaatattattattttaaattgtaagagtttgaataaatattattcaataatataatattaaaattacattattgttagaaagaaaacgagaaattaaaaaattaagaataaaaatatacatagagagagaaaataataacttttatataataataaacataaacactaatttacaatatttctcTATGTAGTTGGATACTAAGTAAGTTCTAATCCAAGAATCATGCGTCCATCACTAGTAAAGAGAACACTTTCTAAAGTCGCAGAGGTATCAAAAGAACCAGCAAGAGTTAGTATTTCacacattttatttaatttaatacaatTTCAGACTCATTTAATAAAGAATTAATAACtagttttttatttatgtttagCATATAAGCTTCTTGAAGAGTCGTGTGGATCTAGGTGGTGGTGATATGGATTGGTTACGAGGAAAAGTTTTCTTAAAACCAGAAGATCAACTAGTATTATCAGATGCAGTATGTGCACCTTTTCATTATTGAAACATCATACATTCCAACTACGAGTTTTTAAGAAAGTTTGTAACTAATTCAAAAAATAAAACTTTAGGAATTACAAGAAGAGATTGCAAGAGTTCTGACTATACATAACACAAGAGTTCCAGATTCTTTAGTTGAGTGGTCAtggaaattaaaaagtttcatATTATTACCTCCTCCACCACATTTAATAACTGTTCTAAGTGTTCCTGGATCACTATTGCATAAAGATTCTGAAGAAGCTAGAATACAATTGGCAGGAGGACTTGTTGGTAAAAttccataaatacaaatataagaattttacaattaatttaatattttattaggtAACATTTAAATATATCATTGTAGTGGATACTCCTTTTGAAGAAGCCATATTACATGATGatgaggaagaaagagaagaagaagaggaagaagatgaagaagaaggaGTAGATGTTGAAGAGCAAGAAGGTAAGatgattaattataataatagagAAAGTTACAAAAATctcttcaaatatttatttttgataaaagtgaaaaataattaaaaaatttctgtgttcaaaattcaaaattttgaaaaaacaTTGAAAATCGTGAAGAACATGAACCTGAACCTGACCATGAAGATGATCATGAAGAAGAAAGAGTAAAACCAAAAAAAATACCAAATCAATTTAACTTTTGTGAAAGAGCTGCTTTAACTTATACCAATCCTATGCGAGTAAGTATAGAACAGTTTAGATTTTATAGACTAAGatctatttaattatttttatattaatttataggaAATGAGTACCCAAACAATACCACCTCCAACAGAGACATTTAATACCCATGTTTTTCAATGGACAATTTTTGATGAATATCaggtatgtattttattttgaattaaaTCATTCATAATTATATGAATTAGAAAGATGAATGAATATATATCTTAGGAAGATTTTGCTCAACAACAacgtgaaagagaaagagaaagaagaattcCATTTCTACAACTGAAGAAGGAGGATATGAAGAAAAAAGCTCAAACTGAATCCACAGCATTAACATGTAGAATGTTACAAGCTGCAAAAACATTGGAACGAATGgtaaatcaaaatatttttgatgaaatagCACAAGgttaatattttaattcagTGACTCCCCAAAAAATTTATACTTTATTtagagaaatatttaatataaatattattagattACAGATATTGGGATGATCCGAGTGATGAATTTAAAGTTGGAGAAGGTTCATTACTACCTTTATGGAAATTTCATTATGAAAAAACCAAGAAACATGATGTTACAGATTTATGCTTCAATAGTagatattatgatttatttgcAGTTTCATATGGGACAagttagtaaaaaatataaaaattcggtTATATACAAATgcttatatacaaaatatttcagtgTCATTTAGTAATTCGATAATAGATGGAACAGTATGCTTATTTAGTTTAAAAAATCCATCATATCCAGAGTGGATCTGTCCAACAGAATCTCCCGTAATGTGTTTAGACTTCAGTGAACAACATCCACATCTTTTAGTTATTGgtaataaaaacaaatattatatagtaCATTTTCATTATAATATCATTACTATAATACTGTCTTTTTTAATGATAAAGGTACTATGGATGGTGCTGTTGCTGTTTATAATATTATGTTGCCACCTACAGTCCCTCAATATAGAAGCAATGATGTTGTTCAAAAACATGGAGGTATTGTGTGGGAGGTTTGTtgattacaaataaaaatatctaaaatgcCTAACATCACTGTGTTAATTATTTCGAAATGTATTTATcattaatacaatatttatgatatataatgTTCAAGGTACATTGGGCACCAGACACGGAAGAAGGTAATTTAGCATTCTACAGTGTTAGCATTGATGGAAAAGTAAACTACTGGATATTAAGTGAAAATAATCTTGGTTTGACAACTGTGATGACCCTTTTTCTGGACAGACCACCAATACCTGGACCAGATGGTACTATAATTACACTTAAGGGTGAGAATATTTTATACcattaatataatttctaaGATTAACAAGCtccaataaatattaataaaatttactagGTTGTGGAACATGTCTAGCATTTCACCCTGCAGATCAAAATGTATTCTTGGTAGGAACAGAAGAAGGAACAATTTATAAGTGCAATACAGCATATAGTAGTGTTTATATGAGAACTTATAATGAAGCACACAATATGCCAGTCTACCGGATagtatttaataaattcaattcCAGCATATTTGCAAGTTGTTCTGGTGATTGGAGAATAAAAATATGGGAAGATGATAGGATGTAAGTTTCAATTACATTCATAGTTTTcttaaattcttaattttttctTATCTGTTAAGTATGCACTGTTTTAGGGAACCCTTATTTATGTTTGATCTTGGCGTTCCCATTGGAGATGTTCAATGGGCACCATATAGTTCAACAGTATTAGCTTGTGTTTCAAATGATGGGAAAGTTACAGtatttgatttgaatgtaaataaatatcgaCCAATATGTAGTCAACCAGTTGTTagcagaaaaaaatataaactaaCTAGACTTGCATTTAACAATAAATTACCATTCATTATAGTG harbors:
- the LOC117159259 gene encoding dynein intermediate chain 2, ciliary — translated: MRPSLVKRTLSKVAEVSKEPARHISFLKSRVDLGGGDMDWLRGKVFLKPEDQLVLSDAELQEEIARVLTIHNTRVPDSLVEWSWKLKSFILLPPPPHLITVLSVPGSLLHKDSEEARIQLAGGLVVDTPFEEAILHDDEEEREEEEEEDEEEGVDVEEQEEHEPEPDHEDDHEEERVKPKKIPNQFNFCERAALTYTNPMREMSTQTIPPPTETFNTHVFQWTIFDEYQEDFAQQQRERERERRIPFLQLKKEDMKKKAQTESTALTCRMLQAAKTLERMVNQNIFDEIAQDYRYWDDPSDEFKVGEGSLLPLWKFHYEKTKKHDVTDLCFNSRYYDLFAVSYGTMSFSNSIIDGTVCLFSLKNPSYPEWICPTESPVMCLDFSEQHPHLLVIGTMDGAVAVYNIMLPPTVPQYRSNDVVQKHGGIVWEVHWAPDTEEGNLAFYSVSIDGKVNYWILSENNLGLTTVMTLFLDRPPIPGPDGTIITLKGCGTCLAFHPADQNVFLVGTEEGTIYKCNTAYSSVYMRTYNEAHNMPVYRIVFNKFNSSIFASCSGDWRIKIWEDDRMEPLFMFDLGVPIGDVQWAPYSSTVLACVSNDGKVTVFDLNVNKYRPICSQPVVSRKKYKLTRLAFNNKLPFIIVGDDKGTINTLKLSPNLRLKVKPTKRQLHLTDRELEIMKLERLLSFVREPAILPPPKDIRVEI
- the LOC117159262 gene encoding uncharacterized protein LOC117159262 isoform X1, producing MEDSGIDSDPKTTSHTEDERLFLGSDSSCSSNQTQTSQHNSTTKQLQRKLEARIEQAKRIQRNSDYVKLPKYDKGCGSGSSAAGLISIQRLPVPNKNKEHLPLVEYWHSDSESEGEMTLFPTTKSKDSSKHKQDLTDTFSIEEMSEESEDSLNLGPAQPSPELKFMKSYRCTGDCFHCQCHIL
- the LOC117159262 gene encoding uncharacterized protein LOC117159262 isoform X2, translating into MEDSGIDSDPKTTSHTEDERLFLGSDSSCSSNQTQTSQHNSTTKQLQRKLARIEQAKRIQRNSDYVKLPKYDKGCGSGSSAAGLISIQRLPVPNKNKEHLPLVEYWHSDSESEGEMTLFPTTKSKDSSKHKQDLTDTFSIEEMSEESEDSLNLGPAQPSPELKFMKSYRCTGDCFHCQCHIL